From a region of the Lactuca sativa cultivar Salinas chromosome 4, Lsat_Salinas_v11, whole genome shotgun sequence genome:
- the LOC111887356 gene encoding internal alternative NAD(P)H-ubiquinone oxidoreductase A2, mitochondrial encodes MALARISRNWRRSPGINTNTNSSIIPFSSTSHSTSNAKTVSRILYLQSLTKADHMNFEGRGRGRHGIEGYRFGHAMRISETENFHYASLEPTKPGDKPRVVVLGTGWGACRFLKGIDTTIYDIVCISPRNHMVFTPLLASTCVGTLELRSVTEPVGRVQPALAKHPGSYFYLASCTDIDTKKHEVYCETDDNNHGLGYEPYRFKVAYDKLVIASGAEPLTFGIKGVKEHAHFLREVSHAQEIRKKLLLNLMVSENPGVSEEEKERMLHCVVIGGGPTGVEFSGELSDFIVRDVFQRYAHVKNYVRVTLIEANEILSSFDVGLRQYAMKHLTKYGVRLVRGVVKEVQPQKLILSDGSVVPYGLLVWSTGVGPSQFIKSLHLPKSPGGRIGVDEWLRVPSVEDVFALGDCAGFLEHTGRQVLPALAQVAEREGKFLVELFNKKIGKQNAGRAYSAKDIDLGDPFVYKHLGSMASVGRYKALVDLSQSKDAGGVSMAGFVSWLIWRSAYLTRVLSWRNRFYVAINWATTLVFGRDNTRI; translated from the exons ATGGCGCTAGCAAGGATTTCAAGAAACTGGAGACGATCACCAGGaataaacacaaacacaaactCTTCCATTATTCCTTTTTCCAGCACTTCACACTCAACTTCAAATGCTAAAACAGTGAGCAGGATTTTATACCTACAAAGCCTAACCAAAGCAGATCATATGAATTTTGaaggaagaggaagaggaagacATGGGATTGAAGGATATAGATTTGGTCATGCAATGCGGATTTCAGAAACTGAGAATTTTCACTATGCTAGTCTTGAACCAACTAAACCAGGGGACAAACCTAGAGTTGTGGTTCTTGGTACTGGTTGGGGAGCTTGTAGATTCCTTAAAGGAATTGATACTAcaatatatgatattgtttgcaTTTCACCTAGAAATCACATGGTTTTCACACCTTTACTTGCATCAACTTGTGTTGGAACTCTTGAACTCCGTTCTGTAACCGAGCCCGTGGGCCGTGTCCAGCCCGCTTTAGCTAAGCATCCGGGCTCCTACTTTTACCTTGCTTCTTGCACTGACATTGATACAAAAAAACATGAA GTGTATTGTGAGACGGATGATAATAATCATGGACTCGGTTATGAACCTTATCGATTCAAAGTTGCATATGATAAGCTTGTAATTGCTTCTGGAGCTGAGCCATTAACGTTTGGAATAAAGGGTGTGAAGGAGCATGCACATTTTCTTCGTGAAGTTAGTCATGCTCAAGAAATAAGGAAGAAGCTTCTTTTGAACTTGATGGTGTCTGAGAATCCTG GTGTATCTGAGGAAGAAAAGGAGCGAATGTTGCATTGTGTTGTTATTGGAGGAGGCCCAACTGGAGTAGAGTTTAGTGGTGAATTGAGTGATTTTATTGTGAGAGATGTTTTTCAACGTTATGCTCATGTCAAGAACTACGTTCGTGTCACACTTATTGAG GCAAATGAAATATTGTCGTCGTTTGATGTTGGGCTACGGCAATATGCAATGAAACACTTAACAAAG TATGGTGTTCGACTTGTTCGAGGAGTTGTGAAAGAGGTGCAACCACAGAAACTGATTCTTAGTGATGGGAGTGTTGTGCCTTATGGGCTTCTGGTATGGTCGACAGGTGTGGGTCCCTCTCAGTTCATAAAATCACTACATCTTCCCAAATCTCCTGGTGGAAG GATTGGTGTGGATGAATGGTTGAGGGTTCCTTCTGTTGAAGATGTATTTGCACTTGGAGATTGTGCTGGTTTTCTTGAACACACAGGAAGGCAGGTTCTTCCTGCTCTAGCTCAG GTTGCTGAAAGAGAAGGGAAGTTTCTAGTGGAGCTGTTTAATAAAAAGATTGGAAAGCAAAATGCAGGAAGGGCTTATTCTGCAAAGGACATCGATCTTGGGGATCCTTTTGTTTATAAGCATCTTGGAAGCATGGCTTCTGTTGGGCGCTATAAGGCCCTAGTTGACCTAAGCCAGTCAAag GATGCTGGGGGAGTGTCAATGGCGGGGTTTGTGAGCTGGCTGATCTGGCGGTCTGCCTATCTGACACGTGTATTGAGCTGGAGGAACAGGTTCTATGTTGCAATCAATTGGGCCACCACACTGGTGTTTGGGAGAGATAATACTAGAATATGA
- the LOC122197473 gene encoding secreted RxLR effector protein 161-like yields the protein MHDSLQLIVFPCLIRIFYRTVVGSLVYLIVTLPDIAHVVSQFVTAPTYVHWGVVLHILRYLRGTQFQTLLFPSTFSLELRAYSDADWDGDCHDRKSTIGFCVFLGESLISWKSKKQDVVSRSSTEAEYCAMAVTTCEIIWLQWLLADMRVYISSPTPLHCDNKSAIQIAKNYVFHERTKYIEIDFHFTRHHLQLGTILFPFVSSTLQLADIFTKALSASRFRFLCDKLSMLIAATL from the coding sequence ATGCACGATAGTCTCCAGCTGATAGTGTTCCCTTGTCTGATCCGAATTTTTTATCGCACTGTGGTGGGAAGTTTGGTTTATCTCATAGTTACTCTTCCAGATATTGCTCATGTTGTTAGTCAGTTTGTTACTGCACCTACCTATGTTCATTGGGGAGTTGTTCTTCATATTCTGAGATATCTTCGTGGCACTCAGTTTCAGACTCTCTTGTTTCCCTCGACGTTTTCTCTTGAGTTACGTGCCTATAGTGATGCTGATTGGGATGGTGATTGTCATGATCGTAAGTCTACCATTGGATTTTGTGTATTTCTTGGAGAGTCTCTTATTTCATGGAAGAGCAAGAAACAGGATGTTGTCTCTAGATCTTCCACGGAGGCTGAATATTGTGCTATGGCTGTAACTACATGCGAGATTATCTGGTTACAGTGGCTGCTTGCGGATATGAGAGTTTACATTTCTTCACCTACTCCTTTGCATTGTGATAATAAAAGTGCAATACAAATTGcgaaaaattatgtttttcatgAGCGGACAAAGTACATTGAGATTGATTTTCATTTTACTCGTCATCACCTGCAGCTTGGGACCATTTTGTTTCCATTTGTTTCATCAACCTTGCAGCTTGCGGATATTTTTACGAAGGCTTTATCAGCTTCTCGGTTTCGGTTCTTATGTGACAAACTCTCAATGCTTATTGCTGCGACATTGTGA
- the LOC111887368 gene encoding kiwellin-1, whose protein sequence is MKSFCFLLVLVLLAATSLEILNAETCKPSGGIRGKKPPHGKCNRENDSDCCVQGKFYTTYTCSAPVTSETKATLTLNSFQKGGDGGGPSECDKKYHSDDTPVVALSTGWYKGGDRCHKYITINGNGRSVKAMVVDECDSTMGCDAIHDYQPPCPNNIVDASKAVWKALGVSESNWGDLDITWTE, encoded by the coding sequence ATGAAGAGCTTCTGTTTTCTTTTGGTATTGGTTCTCCTAGCAGCAACTTCATTAGAGATATTGAATGCGGAGACTTGCAAACCAAGCGGTGGTATCAGGGGAAAAAAACCACCTCATGGAAAATGCAACCGTGAGAATGACTCGGATTGTTGTGTTCAAGGTAAGTTTTACACCACATACACATGCTCGGCTCCGGTGACAAGTGAGACAAAAGCAACACTTACATTAAACAGTTTCCAAAAAGGAGGTGATGGTGGTGGTCCATCAGAGTGTGACAAAAAGTATCACTCTGATGACACACCCGTTGTGGCATTGTCAACCGGATGGTATAAAGGAGGGGACAGGTGCCACAAGTATATTACCATTAATGGAAACGGGAGGAGTGTGAAGGCGATGGTTGTGGATGAGTGTGATTCTACTATGGGGTGTGATGCCATACATGACTATCAACCACCTTGCCCTAATAATATTGTTGATGCTTCTAAAGCAGTGTGGAAAGCCTTAGGGGTATCCGAAAGTAACTGGGGAGATTTGGATATTACTTGGACAGAGTGA